In the genome of Schistocerca gregaria isolate iqSchGreg1 chromosome 11, iqSchGreg1.2, whole genome shotgun sequence, one region contains:
- the LOC126295448 gene encoding coiled-coil domain-containing protein AGAP005037-like, whose amino-acid sequence MAATVGGGRAIGDDASRARPENALDALLDELQTFARPPPPTGVGSSSLGETGRKGSVDSSTSLTSTPGGVGLRRLHSYPSSSDSAGDGSGQSGLVSRLQVSAGGTGGALTDSSQQQQRPPPVSPKPPVPERNAELLSQLAGRRVPPPPPPRTSSRSPLASPTSPSLPPRAQHSSAGSAGTLRRGAPGRGSLREPARGGSGAALSLAPDSGMDLSSSTEGRQRFDPASNSSSCESVNSQEGLISQQSTPQQPQTAQQVAAAAVAARGRKELLEQRHQELLRKQRALQEQYARLQQLQRGGAATLAVVPPAGGATPDLLLLKKTGSESNLLAKMGLGAGLATMSGSLTHLASAPPSAATPVPQPRTSVQQQQQQQQQQQQQQQEKPPASTSDTVPSTAATATTTTPAMTGKIYETDIL is encoded by the coding sequence ATGGCGGCCACCGTCGGCGGCGGACGTGCCATCGGGGACGACGCCTCTCGCGCCCGTCCGGAGAACGCACTCGACGCTCTGCTAGACGAACTGCAGACATTTGCTCGCCCGCCCCCTCCTACAGGAGTGGGCTCCTCGAGCCTCGGCGAGACCGGACGCAAGGGTAGTGTCGATTCCAGCACTTCCCTGACGTCCACACCGGGCGGCGTAGGGCTCCGCCGACTACACTCCTATCCGAGCAGCTCCGACAGCGCCGGCGACGGAAGCGGCCAGTCCGGCCTCGTCTCGCGGCTGCAGGTATCTGCCGGGGGCACGGGAGGCGCGCTTACAGATTCGTCCCAGCAGCAACAGCGCCCACCTCCTGTCTCTCCAAAGCCACCCGTCCCCGAACGCAACGCAGAGCTGCTCTCGCAGCTCGCCGGCAGGCGAGTTCCGCCCCCTCCTCCTCCACGAACGTCGTCACGGTCACCTCTGGCATCGCCCACCAGCCCCTCGCTGCCGCCGAGGGCCCAGCACAGCAGTGCAGGGTCGGCAGGTACGCTGAGAAGGGGTGCACCCGGGCGGGGCAGCCTCAGGGAACCCGCACGAGGTGGGAGTGGCGCTGCACTGTCCCTGGCACCAGATTCCGGAATGGACCTCTCGTCATCCACCGAGGGTCGGCAGCGCTTCGATCCTGCCAGCAACAGCTCCAGCTGCGAGTCAGTAAACTCACAAGAGGGTCTCATCTCCCAGCAGTCGACTCCACAGCAGCCACAGACAGCCCagcaagtggcagcagcagctgtagcagcACGAGGGAGGAAGGAACTGTTGGAGCAACGTCACCAGGAGCTGCTCAGGAAGCAGCGAGCTCTGCAGGAACAGTACGCCCGCCTGCAGCAGCTGCAGAGGGGTGGTGCAGCAACATTGGCCGTCGTGCCGCCTGCAGGTGGCGCTACACCTGACCTCCTCCTCCTGAAGAAGACAGGCAGCGAGAGCAACCTCCTCGCGAAGATGGGCCTCGGGGCCGGCCTCGCCACCATGTCCGGGTCACTCACACATCTCGCCTCAGCTCCTCCGTCTGCTGCCACACCAGTCCCACAGCCCAGGACCAgtgtccaacaacaacaacaacaacaacaacaacaacaacaacaacaacaggagaaacCTCCAGCTTCCACATCAGACACAGTGCCATCGACAGCTGCCACAGCCACGACAACTACTCCTGCGATGACCGGCAAAATATACGAGACAGACATCCTGTGA